In the Pyrolobus fumarii 1A genome, one interval contains:
- a CDS encoding SufB/SufD family protein, with translation MTRLSEILGFSKRDLEEYARRRGEPEWLVRRRLEAYDALERLPPDPLIDEYVKQLDLDAIFGFGGGPDIEVPKEYWDLAIKRLGIKPEELEALTGLAVTIDNRVVEAQLRALQEKGVILEPMDEAVKKYDWLKDYMLRIMRPDNRHAAYHIMLWAGGVFVYVPKGVKIESPLYGVFLISGEGFKQTEHTLIIVEDGASLTWVEGCTAPVRAKFSVHLGGLEAHVGRNARLSLYSVQNWAGPVHHRPVKRLRVLEGGKLEATPISFGGASIVVDETATLLGRGASAKIQGVGLLRGETWAETRLTIIHDAPDTRSELLSRVVVKDRARDRFIGRLVAKKTARGATGHMACNTLLLSSEAKSETLPALHSEIDDVSFGHEASVGRLSAEKLYYLRAMGFEEDEATSLLIQGFFEPVFAGLPFDLAVEVRKIVELALRGH, from the coding sequence ATGACCAGGCTATCTGAGATTCTCGGGTTCTCGAAGCGCGACCTAGAGGAGTATGCTAGGAGGCGCGGAGAACCTGAGTGGCTCGTAAGGAGGCGGCTTGAGGCGTACGACGCTCTGGAGAGGTTGCCGCCAGACCCGCTGATAGACGAGTATGTAAAGCAGCTCGACCTCGACGCTATCTTCGGATTCGGTGGTGGGCCGGATATCGAGGTGCCAAAGGAGTACTGGGACCTGGCTATTAAGAGGCTCGGCATTAAACCCGAGGAGCTTGAGGCTCTGACAGGCCTCGCTGTGACTATTGACAATCGTGTGGTTGAAGCACAGCTTCGCGCACTCCAGGAGAAGGGCGTTATACTAGAGCCGATGGACGAGGCTGTGAAGAAGTACGACTGGCTGAAGGACTACATGCTCCGCATAATGCGCCCTGATAACAGGCACGCAGCATACCATATAATGCTGTGGGCGGGCGGCGTCTTCGTCTACGTACCGAAGGGTGTGAAGATAGAGTCTCCGCTCTACGGTGTCTTCCTGATAAGCGGCGAGGGCTTCAAGCAGACCGAGCATACGCTGATCATAGTCGAGGATGGTGCAAGTCTCACCTGGGTCGAGGGGTGCACGGCGCCCGTCCGTGCGAAGTTCAGCGTGCATCTAGGTGGCCTGGAGGCGCACGTAGGGCGCAATGCCAGGCTTAGCCTCTATAGCGTCCAGAACTGGGCAGGGCCGGTACACCACCGGCCCGTCAAGAGGCTCAGAGTGCTGGAGGGCGGAAAGCTAGAAGCCACGCCGATATCCTTTGGCGGCGCAAGCATAGTCGTTGACGAGACTGCGACCCTCCTTGGACGCGGAGCCTCCGCAAAGATACAGGGTGTTGGACTACTACGCGGCGAGACCTGGGCCGAGACAAGACTCACTATTATCCACGATGCACCGGATACCCGGAGCGAGCTGCTATCCAGAGTTGTCGTGAAGGACCGAGCACGAGACCGGTTCATCGGGCGTTTGGTTGCGAAGAAAACCGCCAGAGGAGCAACCGGCCACATGGCATGCAATACCCTGCTGCTCAGCAGTGAGGCAAAGAGCGAGACACTACCAGCCCTCCACTCCGAAATCGATGACGTGAGCTTCGGCCACGAGGCGAGCGTCGGTAGATTGTCAGCCGAGAAGCTCTACTATCTGCGAGCCATGGGCTTCGAGGAAGACGAGGCAACGTCGCTGCTAATCCAGGGCTTCTTCGAGCCAGTCTTCGCCGGCCTACCGTTCGATCTTGCCGTTGAAGTTAGGAAGATCGTCGAGCTTGCCCTACGCGGACACTAA
- a CDS encoding glutamine amidotransferase, with product MCGIAGVIFREGYGPVGKVLVAMLSALQHRGFDSAGVAVYNCLGFGDGDTYIVRTLTADVLGALGKVASALGEIGANIRSVEMKPLHGVSFDRFVVKYRGDLRDLIDVINKTGVARVISIGRCVEIFKMTGKVGDLEESFNVSRLEGSHGIGHVRFSTESGVDLFRAHPFQSTINPDVTVVHNGQITNYWKMRAFLERQGVNFITDNDSELIVHYIAWLLEQGFSLEEALKRSVRDLDGPFAYIVATPDAIGIARDRLGLRPLIAAESVDGEVIIAASEEAALHAASKLLGVRFNTRYLRPGQVMVWRVRR from the coding sequence ATGTGTGGCATTGCCGGCGTTATTTTCAGGGAAGGGTACGGACCGGTAGGCAAAGTGCTTGTCGCGATGCTATCGGCGTTACAACACCGTGGTTTTGACAGCGCCGGCGTCGCGGTCTACAACTGCCTGGGTTTTGGGGACGGAGACACGTACATCGTTAGGACTCTGACCGCTGATGTGCTAGGCGCGCTCGGCAAGGTGGCATCCGCGCTCGGAGAGATAGGAGCGAACATAAGAAGTGTTGAGATGAAACCGCTGCACGGTGTCAGCTTTGACCGCTTTGTTGTAAAGTATCGCGGCGATCTACGCGACCTTATAGACGTGATAAACAAGACCGGCGTTGCCCGCGTCATTAGCATAGGCAGATGCGTAGAGATTTTCAAGATGACTGGCAAGGTTGGCGATCTCGAGGAGTCTTTCAACGTATCCAGGCTGGAGGGTAGCCACGGCATCGGCCATGTACGCTTTTCCACAGAGTCGGGAGTAGACTTGTTCCGCGCCCACCCCTTCCAGTCCACCATAAACCCGGATGTCACTGTGGTACACAATGGCCAAATAACCAACTATTGGAAGATGAGAGCGTTCCTAGAGAGGCAGGGTGTCAACTTCATAACTGACAACGACTCCGAGCTAATAGTCCATTACATTGCGTGGCTCTTGGAGCAGGGGTTTAGCCTAGAAGAGGCGCTCAAGAGGAGTGTACGCGATCTTGACGGCCCCTTCGCATATATTGTGGCAACGCCCGATGCTATTGGCATCGCACGTGATCGTCTGGGCCTCCGCCCATTGATAGCCGCGGAGTCTGTCGACGGCGAGGTTATAATCGCGGCCTCGGAGGAGGCGGCCTTGCACGCCGCCTCTAAGCTCCTGGGCGTCAGGTTCAACACAAGGTATCTGAGGCCGGGGCAGGTGATGGTATGGCGGGTAAGACGGTAA
- a CDS encoding glutamate synthase-related protein — MAGKTVRIHAGGKAPREVNREVKRAVESGASRIIVEDPGGIHYLAVGLEASVEIVVRGSVGYFVGGLAHGPRIVVEGNAGWFPGDNMTSGEVIVEGDTGNGAGQYLFGGTVVIKGDAGDRVAALAKRGFVIIGGDVGLAAGLYMMGGTLVILGNAGPATGEMIIGGTIYVGGDVESLGKNAKLAEASAEEVEQINQILARYGLRGKSSYYKVTPISRRPAYQPPKRLPTKPLVPKFRVEVEPLACIGCGACVQWCPKKVLELREVNGRKVAVPVRVVECVGCFSCVKVCPTGAVRVYPLPELKRGVWTSSILNYHQEAMSTGIPPVRGTGAREIRLPSLDDLVILPGQLSRPPIDPYREPCDTEVVLGARFAERPLRLKAPIIIGAMSFGSISKEAKIAIAKAAAKLGIAVNTGEGGMLPEERQIAPILIAQYASGRFGVSARYLKSADAIEIKIGQGAKPGQGGLLLGEKVTEEIARIRGIPVGADAVSPARHLDIVGPEDLKMKIEELREATDWKIPIAVKIAAGRVEDDVKIVAKAGADIVVIDAKPAGTGASPHIVTEHAGYPLMAAVVAADRALREIGLRDEVNIVVSGGVRHGADIAKLLALGADAVAIGTAALIGIGCTLCGLCHTGRCPAGIATQDPKLRKRLNVEMAAKKLENLLKSMIKEMCMLAQLAGKTSPLNLEKEDLRALSVEASMITGVKLVGLERPVTPRDLDGL, encoded by the coding sequence ATGGCGGGTAAGACGGTAAGGATACACGCGGGGGGTAAAGCTCCCCGCGAGGTCAACAGAGAGGTAAAGCGGGCTGTCGAGAGCGGCGCCTCCAGGATAATTGTAGAGGATCCTGGAGGCATCCATTATCTCGCCGTCGGGCTAGAGGCGTCCGTCGAGATAGTCGTGAGAGGCTCCGTGGGATACTTCGTTGGCGGTCTGGCACATGGACCTAGGATAGTCGTCGAGGGCAATGCGGGTTGGTTCCCTGGCGACAACATGACATCTGGAGAAGTGATAGTCGAGGGCGATACTGGCAATGGTGCTGGCCAGTACCTGTTCGGCGGGACTGTCGTCATTAAAGGCGATGCTGGCGACCGTGTTGCCGCGCTCGCCAAGAGAGGTTTCGTGATAATCGGCGGGGACGTGGGCCTCGCCGCAGGCCTCTACATGATGGGCGGCACGCTAGTCATACTCGGCAACGCTGGACCTGCCACCGGAGAGATGATCATAGGCGGCACGATATACGTAGGTGGTGACGTCGAGAGCCTCGGAAAGAATGCAAAGCTCGCCGAGGCTAGTGCCGAGGAGGTAGAGCAGATCAACCAGATACTCGCAAGGTATGGACTCAGAGGTAAGAGTAGCTATTACAAAGTGACTCCAATATCCAGGAGGCCCGCCTATCAGCCGCCAAAGCGCCTACCAACCAAACCCCTTGTGCCAAAGTTCCGGGTTGAAGTCGAACCCTTGGCATGCATAGGGTGTGGAGCATGCGTCCAATGGTGCCCCAAGAAGGTTCTAGAGCTACGCGAGGTTAATGGTCGTAAGGTGGCGGTACCCGTCCGCGTGGTAGAGTGTGTTGGTTGCTTCTCATGTGTCAAAGTGTGTCCAACTGGTGCTGTCCGGGTATACCCGCTACCGGAGCTCAAGCGCGGCGTTTGGACAAGTTCGATACTAAACTACCACCAGGAGGCAATGTCCACTGGCATACCGCCTGTTCGCGGCACCGGCGCACGAGAGATTAGGCTACCGAGTCTTGACGACCTGGTTATACTGCCAGGTCAGTTATCTAGACCGCCGATAGACCCATACAGAGAGCCTTGTGACACCGAAGTTGTACTTGGTGCTAGGTTCGCGGAGAGACCGCTGAGGCTCAAAGCACCAATAATCATCGGTGCCATGAGCTTCGGTAGTATAAGCAAAGAGGCAAAGATAGCGATCGCAAAGGCGGCTGCAAAGCTAGGCATAGCCGTAAACACCGGCGAGGGTGGCATGCTACCAGAAGAGAGGCAAATCGCACCCATACTGATCGCGCAGTACGCTAGTGGAAGGTTCGGAGTCTCAGCAAGGTACCTCAAATCAGCCGATGCTATCGAGATCAAGATTGGACAAGGAGCCAAGCCTGGACAAGGCGGTCTTCTGCTTGGCGAGAAGGTGACCGAGGAGATAGCCCGGATCCGCGGCATACCTGTAGGCGCCGACGCAGTTAGCCCTGCCCGTCACCTCGACATCGTCGGCCCCGAGGACCTGAAGATGAAGATAGAGGAGCTGAGAGAGGCTACAGATTGGAAAATACCGATAGCTGTCAAGATAGCTGCGGGCAGGGTCGAGGATGACGTGAAGATAGTTGCAAAAGCTGGCGCAGACATAGTCGTTATTGACGCTAAGCCCGCTGGTACCGGCGCCTCACCCCACATAGTCACCGAGCACGCCGGCTACCCCCTGATGGCTGCCGTGGTTGCCGCGGATAGGGCACTCAGAGAGATAGGCCTACGCGACGAGGTGAACATTGTCGTCTCCGGCGGTGTCAGGCATGGAGCAGATATCGCAAAGCTACTAGCACTTGGAGCCGACGCCGTCGCTATAGGAACAGCCGCGCTCATAGGCATCGGTTGCACGCTCTGTGGACTATGCCACACCGGCAGATGCCCAGCTGGCATAGCGACGCAAGACCCGAAGCTCAGGAAGCGTCTGAACGTCGAAATGGCAGCTAAGAAGCTCGAGAACCTTCTAAAGTCCATGATAAAGGAGATGTGTATGCTAGCACAGCTGGCTGGCAAAACAAGCCCGCTAAACCTCGAGAAGGAGGATTTGCGTGCATTGAGCGTAGAGGCTTCAATGATAACAGGCGTCAAGCTGGTAGGGCTTGAGAGGCCCGTTACTCCACGCGACCTTGACGGACTGTAA
- the hisC gene encoding histidinol-phosphate transaminase: MSVREFAKDGFLDATPYPLPKRHPGITYLDLNECPFEPPAFVQEAVCKAARRGNRYPTLDDYYTVERLIADYAGLEPDYVVLTAGGDEALRAIFDVFVGPGDRVVLLEPGFAMTRFYTIVRGGVYQAVKLREEGRRFLLDENELLEVASGARMIVIENPHNPTGSLLANEELAIRLLDETDAIVVFDEAYYEFAGLSIARLTQRYDRLIVVRTLSKAFCLAGYRVGYILAHPTASELLRKALTPFNLSVVQLAAAQAALENRDYVEKVIAHVNSEKDRMTKRLEELGLRVYESYTNFLLVKTGVPDIHELLAKHGVVVKQIKSLGSDYIRVTIGTREENDKFIHAIEQAVASVTR; this comes from the coding sequence TTGTCGGTAAGGGAGTTTGCTAAAGACGGTTTTCTAGATGCAACGCCATACCCGCTACCAAAGAGGCATCCTGGAATAACCTACCTTGATCTTAACGAGTGCCCATTTGAGCCGCCAGCGTTTGTCCAGGAGGCGGTTTGTAAAGCAGCACGCCGGGGCAACCGGTATCCCACGCTAGATGATTATTACACGGTAGAGAGGCTGATTGCCGACTACGCTGGTCTAGAGCCAGACTATGTAGTGCTGACCGCGGGTGGCGACGAAGCCCTCAGAGCCATATTTGATGTGTTCGTCGGCCCCGGTGACAGAGTGGTACTTCTTGAGCCCGGCTTTGCAATGACGAGATTCTATACGATCGTGAGGGGTGGCGTGTACCAAGCGGTGAAGCTTAGGGAGGAGGGACGACGATTCCTGCTCGACGAGAATGAACTACTCGAGGTGGCAAGCGGCGCACGCATGATCGTGATCGAGAATCCCCATAATCCAACGGGTAGCCTACTAGCTAACGAGGAACTAGCTATTCGTCTCTTAGACGAGACTGATGCGATAGTAGTATTTGACGAGGCTTATTACGAGTTCGCTGGACTAAGCATAGCCAGGTTGACACAGCGCTACGACAGGCTGATAGTAGTACGCACCCTGAGCAAAGCCTTCTGTCTTGCTGGCTATCGCGTAGGATATATCCTCGCTCATCCAACGGCTTCGGAGCTTCTCCGCAAAGCATTAACACCATTCAACCTTAGCGTGGTTCAGCTTGCAGCTGCTCAAGCTGCCCTAGAGAATAGGGACTACGTTGAGAAGGTCATAGCTCACGTTAATAGCGAGAAGGATAGGATGACCAAGAGGCTTGAGGAGCTGGGCCTACGCGTGTATGAAAGCTACACGAACTTCCTCCTAGTGAAGACGGGCGTACCTGACATTCACGAACTTCTAGCCAAGCATGGCGTGGTTGTAAAGCAGATTAAGAGTCTAGGTAGCGACTACATTCGCGTAACAATAGGCACACGCGAGGAGAACGACAAGTTCATACACGCAATTGAGCAAGCAGTTGCCTCTGTTACACGCTAA
- a CDS encoding NAD+ synthase, protein MPRVSIEHVIDMDYEGVTKVLTSFVRGIVSKSGLRGAVVGVSGGVDSATTLALLVNALGSNRVIALIMPDSRVTPDDDVNDAIGLVKSFGVDYRVYRIDSIVDSYTAVTGGGSKKSIGNLRARIRMTLLYFTANEENMLVAGTGDRSEILIGYFTKYGDGAADFMPIATLYKTQVRRLAVHLGVPRKIAEKPSAPRLWEGHVAEEELGVKYEDIDVTLFSLVDLGLTPKKVVDVTGLSDGVVERVVELMNAARHKQLELPSPSLESIYAYWPGFENARKTLGG, encoded by the coding sequence ATGCCGCGTGTAAGCATAGAGCACGTAATTGATATGGACTACGAGGGCGTAACGAAGGTGCTAACAAGTTTCGTACGCGGCATTGTATCTAAGAGTGGACTGAGAGGCGCGGTTGTCGGCGTTAGCGGAGGCGTTGACTCGGCAACGACACTGGCTCTTCTAGTTAACGCGCTTGGCTCAAACCGAGTTATTGCGCTAATCATGCCCGATTCACGCGTAACTCCCGACGATGATGTCAATGATGCTATAGGCCTCGTAAAGTCGTTTGGGGTAGACTATCGAGTGTACAGGATAGACTCTATAGTGGATAGTTATACGGCAGTGACCGGTGGAGGCAGCAAGAAGAGCATTGGCAACTTGCGCGCTCGTATTCGTATGACTCTACTCTACTTTACCGCCAACGAGGAAAACATGCTAGTAGCCGGTACCGGCGACCGTAGCGAGATACTCATAGGCTACTTCACGAAGTATGGTGATGGAGCCGCAGACTTCATGCCCATAGCGACACTATACAAGACGCAGGTTAGGAGGCTAGCTGTCCATCTAGGTGTTCCGAGGAAGATTGCTGAGAAGCCTAGCGCGCCTAGACTGTGGGAGGGTCACGTGGCTGAAGAGGAGCTTGGCGTCAAGTACGAGGATATTGACGTGACACTCTTCTCACTTGTTGATCTAGGCTTGACGCCGAAGAAGGTCGTAGACGTGACCGGGCTTAGTGATGGTGTGGTCGAGCGTGTAGTCGAGCTTATGAACGCGGCGCGCCACAAACAGCTGGAGCTTCCAAGCCCAAGTCTCGAGAGCATCTATGCATACTGGCCCGGCTTCGAGAATGCACGTAAAACTCTAGGTGGTTAA
- the hisD gene encoding histidinol dehydrogenase has protein sequence MGELVVTSFDDPRLPELLRRPYNIEEYVEKVRPIVRDVAEKGLEALREYSRKFDKVEPKFVVIDALEAWEIVKKVEARILDALKRAIDAVYAFHMRLYEELLSTPRSFARMGITFKPLIRPLQSVGAYVPGGEHPYPSSAVMTVVPARVAGVERIVVATPPMREGDNAGLPNPLAVAAAVLAGATEILVAGGAQAIAALAYGLKGVLEPVDKIVGPGSPYVEAAKLLVSHRVGIDMVAGPSEVAVIADGKADARSIALEMLSQLEHGPFSTALLVTNSPWLVEAVQLLLEKHVKSENMGRAIIVKVDTLEKGVKIVEKFAPEHLYIEADGAEKLAARIRNAGIVSIGIPTALTDYSAGPSHVLPTGGYARVRGGLTPLDFVKVSVVVSGRLVHPQLVEAAIALAEAEGFKWHAESLRYWLEKSRRGLTT, from the coding sequence ATGGGAGAACTCGTAGTCACGAGTTTTGACGATCCGCGTCTGCCAGAGTTACTGCGCCGACCGTACAACATTGAAGAGTATGTTGAGAAGGTTCGCCCGATTGTGCGTGACGTGGCGGAGAAGGGTCTAGAAGCCCTACGCGAGTATAGCAGGAAGTTTGACAAGGTTGAACCCAAGTTCGTAGTCATAGATGCGCTGGAGGCATGGGAGATAGTCAAGAAGGTCGAAGCTAGGATTCTAGATGCGCTCAAGAGGGCCATTGACGCTGTCTATGCGTTCCACATGCGGCTGTATGAGGAGTTGCTAAGCACGCCTAGAAGCTTTGCCCGAATGGGCATAACGTTCAAGCCTCTGATACGCCCGCTTCAGAGTGTAGGCGCTTATGTGCCTGGAGGCGAGCATCCATACCCATCCTCGGCTGTAATGACAGTCGTGCCGGCGAGGGTGGCAGGCGTCGAGCGTATAGTGGTCGCCACGCCGCCTATGAGGGAGGGGGACAACGCCGGACTGCCGAACCCCCTCGCTGTGGCTGCAGCAGTGCTGGCAGGCGCTACTGAGATCCTTGTTGCAGGCGGGGCACAGGCGATTGCAGCGCTAGCCTACGGTTTGAAAGGTGTGCTAGAACCTGTGGACAAGATAGTCGGGCCGGGCAGCCCATATGTTGAGGCTGCTAAGCTACTTGTGTCTCACCGTGTAGGTATAGACATGGTAGCAGGGCCTAGCGAGGTAGCGGTGATAGCTGATGGAAAGGCTGACGCGAGGAGCATCGCACTAGAGATGTTGTCGCAGCTGGAGCATGGTCCCTTCTCGACAGCATTGCTAGTCACCAACTCCCCGTGGCTTGTTGAAGCTGTCCAGCTCCTGCTAGAGAAGCACGTGAAGAGCGAGAACATGGGCCGCGCAATCATAGTAAAAGTTGACACGTTGGAGAAAGGAGTTAAGATAGTCGAAAAGTTTGCACCAGAACACCTCTACATCGAGGCCGATGGTGCCGAGAAACTCGCAGCAAGGATAAGAAACGCTGGCATCGTTAGCATTGGTATCCCTACCGCGTTAACCGACTACTCGGCGGGACCAAGCCACGTGCTACCCACTGGCGGCTACGCGAGAGTACGTGGAGGGTTAACACCACTCGACTTCGTCAAAGTTAGTGTAGTGGTGTCGGGCCGCCTAGTGCACCCCCAGCTAGTAGAAGCAGCAATAGCGCTTGCAGAAGCAGAGGGCTTCAAGTGGCACGCAGAGTCTCTACGCTACTGGTTAGAAAAGAGCAGAAGGGGGTTAACCACCTAG
- the thiC gene encoding phosphomethylpyrimidine synthase ThiC yields MTTLMRIARSGGTPPELEIVAREEGVDVNKLRHRVAEGRVIIVRNVKREGVKPLGIGEGLRTKVNVNVGTSTHVVNIDMELEKVRIAKQYGADAIMDLSIGGDLDEIRRLILRESAPLPVGTVPTYQAWMETVAKGKGLPDEDHFIKVVERHLKDGVDFMTIHAAITRELAEKAVKSNRIQPIVSRGGALLAAWMLETGSENPYWKNFDYILELFAEYDATISLGDSLRPGAIHDAHDQLQIAELVNNARLVEKARQAGVMVMVEGPGHVPLDRVVEDVKLMKAVTRGAPYYVLGPLVTDVAPGYDHIGSAIGAALAAAAGADFICYVTPAEHLSLPTPEQVKEGLIAARIAAHAGDIVKLGEKAAAWDRLVAEARARLDWRTMIDNSLDPERAWKIHTQFGTNLPSCTMCGSLCACLVLEKWARKLKGKGVQPSTK; encoded by the coding sequence ATGACTACTTTAATGCGGATAGCGCGAAGTGGTGGGACGCCACCCGAGTTAGAAATCGTCGCTCGTGAAGAGGGAGTTGACGTCAATAAGCTTAGGCATAGGGTGGCTGAGGGTCGCGTAATTATCGTCCGTAATGTTAAGCGTGAAGGTGTTAAGCCTCTTGGCATAGGTGAGGGGCTCCGTACAAAGGTTAACGTGAATGTTGGTACGAGCACGCACGTTGTCAACATAGATATGGAGTTGGAGAAGGTTAGGATCGCAAAGCAGTACGGTGCTGATGCTATAATGGATCTCAGTATTGGCGGTGATCTGGACGAGATTAGGCGTCTGATACTTCGAGAGTCTGCTCCGTTGCCAGTGGGCACAGTCCCCACATACCAGGCTTGGATGGAGACCGTTGCCAAGGGTAAGGGGCTTCCCGACGAGGACCATTTCATCAAGGTTGTGGAGCGTCATCTGAAGGATGGAGTAGACTTCATGACTATACACGCGGCTATCACGAGGGAGCTTGCAGAAAAGGCTGTGAAGAGCAACCGGATACAACCGATAGTCAGTAGGGGCGGTGCGCTACTGGCAGCCTGGATGCTCGAGACGGGCAGCGAGAATCCATACTGGAAGAACTTCGACTATATTCTAGAGCTCTTCGCAGAGTATGATGCGACTATAAGCCTGGGTGACAGCCTCCGGCCCGGTGCCATCCATGACGCGCATGACCAGTTACAGATAGCCGAGCTCGTGAACAACGCCAGGCTTGTGGAGAAAGCTAGGCAGGCGGGCGTAATGGTGATGGTGGAGGGGCCTGGCCATGTCCCTCTAGACCGGGTTGTCGAGGATGTCAAGCTGATGAAGGCTGTGACCAGAGGCGCGCCGTACTACGTGTTAGGCCCGCTTGTGACTGATGTAGCGCCGGGCTACGACCATATAGGGTCCGCGATAGGCGCAGCGCTTGCAGCTGCAGCTGGCGCAGACTTCATCTGTTATGTGACTCCGGCTGAGCACCTCTCACTGCCGACTCCCGAGCAGGTGAAGGAGGGCCTCATAGCGGCTCGCATAGCGGCCCATGCGGGTGACATAGTCAAGCTTGGCGAGAAGGCTGCTGCTTGGGATCGGCTCGTCGCAGAGGCTAGGGCTAGGCTGGACTGGAGGACAATGATAGACAATAGCCTGGACCCCGAGCGCGCCTGGAAGATACACACCCAGTTCGGAACAAACCTACCATCATGCACTATGTGTGGTAGCTTATGCGCGTGTCTAGTACTCGAGAAGTGGGCTAGGAAACTGAAAGGCAAGGGTGTACAACCTAGCACAAAGTAG
- the hisF gene encoding imidazole glycerol phosphate synthase subunit HisF, whose protein sequence is MEAIRIIPCLDVKDGRVVKGVRFENLRDAGDPVELAARYEEEGADEIVFLDISATPEGRETLINVVRDTASVLSIPLTVGGGVRSLKDFEKLMDSGADKVSINTAAVRNPDLITQAAREYGSQAVVVAIDAKRVGPQKWEVYVSAGKVPTGLDAVEWAIEAVRRGAGEILLTSIDMDGTKQGYDIQLTRAIAEKVPVPVIASGGAGKLEHFWEAVVYGKASAVLAASVFHFRILTIRQVKDYLASKGIPVRL, encoded by the coding sequence GTGGAGGCTATCAGGATAATCCCGTGCCTCGATGTCAAGGATGGACGCGTGGTTAAGGGCGTGCGCTTCGAGAACCTACGTGACGCCGGCGATCCAGTGGAGCTCGCAGCTAGGTATGAGGAGGAAGGAGCAGACGAGATAGTATTCCTGGACATCTCTGCAACACCTGAGGGCAGAGAGACCCTCATCAACGTGGTTCGTGACACGGCAAGCGTACTATCCATACCCCTCACGGTCGGCGGAGGTGTCCGTAGCCTCAAGGACTTCGAGAAACTAATGGATAGCGGTGCAGACAAAGTCTCGATAAACACAGCGGCAGTCAGGAACCCCGACCTCATAACCCAGGCTGCTCGCGAGTATGGCAGCCAAGCTGTAGTCGTAGCTATTGACGCTAAGAGGGTGGGTCCACAGAAATGGGAAGTCTACGTCTCAGCGGGTAAAGTACCAACAGGACTTGACGCGGTAGAGTGGGCTATCGAGGCTGTAAGGAGAGGTGCAGGTGAGATACTATTGACAAGCATAGACATGGATGGCACAAAGCAAGGATACGACATCCAGCTTACAAGGGCTATAGCCGAGAAGGTTCCCGTGCCGGTGATAGCCAGCGGAGGAGCTGGAAAGCTAGAACACTTCTGGGAGGCTGTGGTGTACGGGAAAGCATCTGCAGTCCTCGCTGCATCAGTATTCCACTTTAGGATACTGACCATAAGGCAGGTGAAAGACTACCTGGCGTCAAAAGGTATACCTGTGAGACTCTAG
- a CDS encoding HisA/HisF-related TIM barrel protein, translated as MPSLDLEAGRVVKRVEGVKGTGLVVGSPLEVAKRLWEKGVEWLHVVDLDGAEAGKPVNVGIAESLVRMGFHVQYGGGIRAKEHVELLLDKIGVERVVIGTLVHRNPRLVEDVVEEYGGDRIVAALDAKWGMVVIEGWRKEAKSLRDMLDLVYGLGVRQILYTSVEREGKLTGADLERVAWLRGVWPYGLQYAGGIATIDDILGLAELGVDAAILGMAFHAGLLDVVEASVLAARV; from the coding sequence ATGCCCTCGCTCGACCTAGAAGCGGGGCGTGTAGTCAAACGCGTTGAGGGCGTGAAAGGTACGGGTCTTGTTGTCGGCTCTCCGTTGGAAGTTGCCAAGAGGTTGTGGGAGAAGGGGGTCGAGTGGCTACACGTGGTTGACCTTGACGGTGCTGAGGCTGGGAAACCAGTCAATGTGGGGATAGCAGAGAGCCTCGTTAGGATGGGGTTCCACGTGCAATATGGAGGCGGGATACGCGCAAAGGAGCATGTCGAGCTCCTCCTCGACAAGATTGGTGTGGAGAGGGTTGTGATAGGGACACTAGTGCATCGCAACCCTCGCCTGGTTGAAGACGTCGTAGAAGAATATGGCGGCGATCGGATAGTAGCGGCTCTAGACGCGAAATGGGGTATGGTTGTCATTGAGGGCTGGCGGAAGGAAGCTAAGAGCCTACGAGACATGCTAGACCTCGTATATGGGCTTGGCGTCCGGCAGATACTATACACGAGTGTCGAACGCGAGGGCAAGTTGACAGGCGCGGACCTGGAGCGTGTAGCGTGGCTCAGAGGAGTATGGCCCTATGGGCTCCAGTACGCGGGGGGCATCGCGACAATCGACGACATACTAGGTTTAGCAGAGCTGGGAGTAGACGCGGCTATACTGGGGATGGCGTTCCACGCAGGACTCTTAGATGTGGTCGAGGCCTCTGTTCTCGCAGCGAGGGTGTGA